The following are from one region of the Halarcobacter sp. genome:
- a CDS encoding metal/formaldehyde-sensitive transcriptional repressor → MAYCCDVERKKLQNRINRIAGQVNSLKSKFNDESFQLDSDPYETIRQLTAIKGAVNGMITSYIEHYAKGHMIEKLRNGNSIEAEAQVDNLLEIIKVYGK, encoded by the coding sequence ATGGCATATTGTTGTGATGTAGAAAGAAAAAAGCTTCAAAATAGAATTAATAGAATTGCAGGACAAGTAAACTCTTTAAAGAGTAAGTTTAATGATGAATCTTTTCAACTAGATAGTGACCCATATGAAACAATAAGACAGTTAACTGCAATAAAAGGTGCAGTTAATGGGATGATTACCTCATATATTGAACACTATGCCAAGGGTCATATGATTGAAAAGCTTAGAAATGGAAATAGTATTGAAGCTGAGGCACAAGTAGATAATTTACTTGAAATAATAAAAGTATATGGAAAATAA
- a CDS encoding cation diffusion facilitator family transporter: METCKFGLNEHKPYLGDSHEHHHHHDGEHHQHSHEHGHSHDHRTADKKVLKWALSITLITMFAEFFYGFLSNSLALISDAIHMFTHSFALIISLVAIVIASKKAPLEKTFGYYRIEVIAAFINGITIILSIFWILYEAIERFFNPQTIDIKMAMIVATIGLIVNIITGVILMQGDKENINLKSAFVHMLSDALSSVAIIIGYVVIHFTSWYFIDVILAILVALVIGKWAKDILKNSIHTLMEGSPVDLKEVKEFIEKHEKVIELHDIHIWEITQDMYNMTAHVKIDKSSFENYENILHEINHDLKEKFKIVHTTFQFEW; encoded by the coding sequence ATGGAAACTTGCAAATTTGGATTAAATGAACATAAACCTTATCTAGGTGACAGCCATGAACATCACCATCATCATGATGGAGAACATCATCAACATTCCCACGAACATGGACACTCACATGATCATAGAACAGCAGATAAAAAAGTTTTAAAATGGGCATTATCAATTACATTAATTACTATGTTTGCAGAATTTTTTTATGGTTTTTTATCAAATTCATTGGCTTTGATTTCAGATGCTATTCATATGTTTACCCACTCTTTTGCGTTAATTATTTCATTAGTAGCGATTGTAATTGCTAGCAAAAAAGCTCCCTTAGAAAAAACATTTGGATATTATAGAATAGAAGTAATAGCAGCATTTATAAATGGGATTACTATTATTTTATCTATATTTTGGATTTTGTATGAGGCAATAGAGCGTTTTTTTAATCCTCAAACTATTGATATAAAAATGGCAATGATTGTTGCAACAATTGGACTTATAGTAAATATAATTACAGGTGTAATTTTAATGCAAGGGGATAAAGAGAATATAAATCTAAAATCTGCCTTTGTACATATGCTAAGTGATGCTTTATCTTCAGTTGCTATTATTATAGGTTATGTAGTTATTCATTTTACTTCATGGTATTTTATAGATGTTATTTTAGCAATATTAGTTGCTCTCGTAATTGGAAAATGGGCAAAAGATATTTTAAAAAATTCAATCCATACTTTAATGGAAGGCTCACCTGTTGATTTAAAAGAAGTAAAAGAGTTTATAGAAAAACATGAAAAAGTAATAGAATTACACGATATTCATATTTGGGAAATAACTCAAGATATGTATAATATGACAGCCCATGTTAAAATTGATAAAAGTTCTTTTGAAAACTATGAAAATATTTTACATGAAATAAATCATGATTTAAAAGAGAAATTTAAAATAGTTCATACTACTTTTCAATTTGAATGGTAA
- a CDS encoding histidine phosphatase family protein: MKELYIVRHAQKESMANFSDDYDVTLTKQGKEDAKNLGINLKNKNIMPDLIVSSPAIRARDTAEIIAKEIGFDKSIMINEVIYQAFLNELIESITYTFDTVNSLMIIGHNPALTALAITFTEFKEELQMANAIKIEFNCNSWTSIDKSNANFIELIKF, translated from the coding sequence ATGAAAGAATTATATATTGTAAGACATGCCCAAAAAGAATCTATGGCTAATTTTAGTGATGATTATGATGTTACTTTAACAAAACAAGGTAAAGAAGATGCAAAAAACCTTGGAATAAATCTAAAAAATAAAAATATAATGCCTGATTTAATAGTTTCAAGCCCCGCAATAAGAGCAAGAGATACAGCAGAAATAATTGCAAAAGAGATTGGTTTTGATAAAAGTATAATGATCAACGAAGTTATCTATCAAGCTTTTTTAAATGAATTAATTGAATCAATTACTTATACTTTTGATACAGTAAATAGTTTAATGATTATAGGACATAATCCTGCATTAACAGCATTAGCTATTACATTTACAGAATTTAAAGAGGAACTTCAAATGGCAAATGCAATAAAAATTGAATTTAATTGCAATTCTTGGACTTCAATAGATAAATCAAATGCAAATTTTATTGAGCTAATAAAGTTTTAA
- a CDS encoding DUF134 domain-containing protein: MAREKLQRKLELKPVSKYFGPKDIKAKQDVILLHEELEAIHLMDSFCMYQEDAAKKMNVSRATFARIIKSARKKISLALITGSNIKVHEIKNEFHVAVCSNSNTELEYAGPEAKYVWIFFIKDYKLKSANCIANPAYNNEDDAPCNVLPDILYDFTVNYFLIEDIDYDLKISLIAKGIYPILQEEVTQEGLVGIFQ; encoded by the coding sequence ATGGCAAGAGAAAAACTACAAAGAAAGTTAGAATTAAAGCCTGTATCAAAATATTTTGGCCCTAAAGATATAAAGGCAAAACAAGATGTAATACTATTACACGAAGAGTTAGAAGCAATCCATTTAATGGACTCTTTTTGTATGTATCAAGAGGATGCTGCAAAAAAAATGAATGTTTCTAGAGCTACATTTGCAAGAATCATAAAAAGTGCTAGAAAGAAGATATCTTTAGCGCTAATTACGGGAAGTAATATAAAAGTTCATGAGATTAAAAATGAATTTCATGTTGCTGTATGCTCAAATAGTAATACAGAACTTGAATATGCTGGGCCTGAAGCAAAATATGTATGGATATTTTTTATTAAAGATTATAAGCTAAAATCTGCAAATTGTATAGCAAACCCTGCATACAATAATGAAGATGATGCTCCATGTAATGTCTTACCTGACATTTTATATGATTTTACAGTAAACTACTTTTTAATAGAAGATATTGATTATGATTTAAAAATCTCTTTAATTGCAAAAGGGATATATCCTATTTTACAAGAAGAAGTAACCCAAGAGGGTCTTGTAGGAATCTTTCAATAG
- a CDS encoding histidine phosphatase family protein — protein MKRLYLIRHGKSDWSNEKLDDFDRPLNARGKKNAPFMGEILYKKDIFPDVIISSPAYRARDTAKKIAKKVGYHENIIYNEYLYGASLKTILDIVTFIEDEYDDVFLIGHNPGLNLLAFYLIDFNDNLPTCGILEITFDCDSWREITKKNAQLVSYEYPKKIYYKKS, from the coding sequence ATGAAAAGACTCTATTTAATAAGACATGGAAAATCTGACTGGTCAAATGAAAAACTAGATGATTTTGATAGACCTTTAAATGCAAGAGGAAAAAAGAATGCTCCATTTATGGGAGAAATTTTATATAAAAAAGATATTTTTCCAGATGTTATAATCTCTTCACCTGCATACAGAGCTAGAGATACTGCAAAAAAGATAGCAAAAAAAGTTGGTTATCATGAAAATATAATCTACAATGAATATCTTTATGGAGCATCATTAAAAACTATTTTAGATATAGTTACTTTTATTGAAGATGAATATGATGATGTTTTTTTAATTGGTCATAATCCTGGACTTAATCTTTTAGCTTTTTATCTAATTGACTTTAATGATAATCTTCCAACTTGTGGTATTTTAGAAATCACTTTTGATTGTGATTCATGGAGAGAGATCACAAAAAAGAACGCACAACTTGTATCTTATGAATACCCAAAAAAAATTTATTATAAAAAATCGTAA
- the htpX gene encoding zinc metalloprotease HtpX — MEQAKTIFLLTLLTVLFVSIGFYFGGTNGMLIAFLLAGGMNFYAYYYSDKQVLKHYNATPIEDVHHPVYRITQKLVQKANLPMPKVYLIPDHTPNAFATGRNYENAAVAVTMGLYEMLNEKELEGVIAHELSHIKHYDMLIGTIAAVFAGAIAMIANMMQFSAMFGGNNRQGGNPIVMILMAILLPLAASIIQMTVSRSREFMADEGAARMTGNVEGLQSALSKLENYARRGQPIHNATEQTAHMFIINPFSGMKDSFGSLFRTHPTTEDRIARLEELKYDL, encoded by the coding sequence ATGGAACAAGCTAAAACAATATTTTTATTAACTCTTTTGACTGTATTATTTGTATCGATTGGTTTTTATTTTGGTGGTACAAATGGGATGCTAATAGCATTTTTATTAGCAGGTGGAATGAATTTTTATGCATATTACTATTCTGATAAACAAGTACTAAAACATTATAATGCAACACCTATTGAGGATGTTCATCATCCTGTTTATAGAATTACTCAAAAATTAGTACAAAAAGCTAATTTACCTATGCCTAAAGTTTATTTGATCCCAGATCATACACCAAATGCATTTGCCACAGGAAGAAACTATGAAAATGCAGCAGTTGCAGTAACAATGGGTTTATATGAGATGTTAAATGAAAAAGAACTTGAAGGGGTTATTGCCCATGAGTTATCACATATAAAACATTATGATATGTTAATAGGAACAATAGCAGCAGTTTTTGCAGGTGCGATTGCTATGATTGCAAATATGATGCAGTTTTCAGCAATGTTTGGAGGGAATAATAGACAAGGTGGAAATCCAATTGTGATGATTCTTATGGCTATATTATTACCTTTAGCAGCATCAATTATTCAGATGACTGTAAGTAGAAGCAGAGAGTTTATGGCAGACGAGGGTGCTGCTAGAATGACAGGAAATGTTGAAGGTTTGCAAAGTGCCTTATCAAAACTTGAAAATTATGCAAGAAGAGGACAACCTATACATAATGCTACAGAACAAACTGCACATATGTTTATAATTAATCCTTTTTCTGGAATGAAAGATAGTTTTGGTTCATTATTTAGAACACATCCTACAACTGAGGATAGAATAGCTAGATTAGAAGAGCTAAAATATGACTTATAA